From a region of the Synechococcus sp. RS9916 genome:
- a CDS encoding cupin domain-containing protein produces the protein MARIQPTTAFVSAFLALLANTMLQSPAALAHGGSKEKALGIQVETLAKSTQEWDGDTLPAYPRSQPEIQILRITIPAGVTLPLHTHPVINAAVITKGRLEVQLKGGGTREFGAGEALIEVVNRVHFGRALPGSEVEVIVFYAGTPGLPVTVLTP, from the coding sequence ATGGCCAGGATCCAGCCAACAACTGCCTTCGTGTCGGCCTTCCTTGCGCTGCTGGCCAACACGATGCTCCAAAGCCCGGCCGCCCTTGCCCACGGTGGCAGCAAGGAAAAGGCGTTGGGCATTCAGGTGGAAACCCTGGCGAAATCCACCCAGGAGTGGGATGGCGACACCCTGCCGGCCTATCCACGCAGCCAGCCCGAGATCCAGATCCTGCGCATCACCATCCCCGCCGGCGTCACCTTGCCGCTGCACACCCATCCGGTGATTAATGCTGCGGTGATCACCAAAGGGCGGCTCGAAGTGCAACTCAAGGGCGGCGGCACACGTGAATTCGGCGCCGGAGAAGCCCTGATTGAAGTCGTGAATAGGGTGCATTTCGGCAGAGCTCTGCCGGGCAGCGAGGTGGAGGTGATCGTGTTCTACGCCGG
- a CDS encoding DUF4278 domain-containing protein, translating into MERGPELSPEQLMTTLLYRGKTYTTHHEPAPKACRELNYHQQHYNTCRAQLKRDHHPQLNYRGIQYIKDAPKSECASAEARLRNDRQAYLAVARDLAEAQFQRGDAELAKRLWEEVGDRGMDVDRITHLLYGCWFQDDAEAMREADEEFLAAHHA; encoded by the coding sequence ATGGAACGGGGACCTGAGCTTTCTCCGGAACAACTCATGACGACTCTTCTGTATCGGGGCAAGACGTACACCACTCACCACGAGCCTGCACCCAAGGCTTGCCGGGAACTGAATTACCACCAACAGCACTACAACACCTGCCGCGCCCAGCTGAAGCGCGATCACCATCCCCAGCTGAACTACCGCGGAATCCAATACATCAAGGACGCCCCCAAATCAGAGTGCGCGAGTGCCGAAGCGCGACTGCGTAACGACCGGCAGGCGTATCTGGCCGTGGCCCGCGACCTGGCCGAGGCCCAGTTCCAGCGCGGTGACGCAGAACTGGCCAAGCGATTATGGGAAGAAGTGGGAGATCGTGGGATGGACGTCGATCGCATCACCCATCTCCTCTATGGCTGCTGGTTCCAAGATGATGCCGAAGCCATGCGCGAAGCCGACGAGGAGTTTTTAGCGGCTCATCACGCTTGA
- a CDS encoding DUF411 domain-containing protein, with the protein MTSLQSLLLRMTGYLLSSLLVLLVAAASAQAQTNPKVVVHRSASCDCCTSWENHLSAAGFVITDVVSNNLDAVKSSNGIIPELESCHTALVEGYVIEGHVPAAAIRRLLTEHLSIRGLTAPGMPMGSPGMDDDGITPEPYAVLAIDKNSHTTVYEHYPQTNE; encoded by the coding sequence ATGACTTCGCTGCAATCCCTGCTCCTGCGCATGACCGGCTATCTGCTCAGCAGCCTGCTGGTGCTGCTGGTTGCTGCGGCCAGTGCGCAGGCACAAACCAACCCCAAGGTGGTGGTGCATCGCTCCGCCAGCTGCGACTGCTGCACCTCCTGGGAGAACCACCTCAGCGCTGCTGGTTTTGTCATCACTGATGTAGTGAGCAACAACCTGGACGCAGTGAAATCCTCCAACGGAATCATCCCGGAGCTGGAGTCTTGCCACACCGCCCTGGTGGAGGGCTACGTCATCGAAGGGCATGTGCCAGCCGCCGCCATTCGCCGCCTACTAACAGAACATCTCTCCATTCGCGGCCTTACAGCTCCTGGCATGCCGATGGGCTCACCAGGGATGGACGATGACGGCATCACGCCGGAGCCCTACGCAGTGCTGGCCATTGACAAAAACAGCCACACAACCGTTTATGAGCACTATCCGCAAACGAACGAATGA
- a CDS encoding PhzF family phenazine biosynthesis protein: MQIPIEQLAAFAEGPFTGNPAAVCVLDQWLPDALLQAIAAELNLSETAFVRCGTERHDLRWFTPRCEVDLCGHATLAAAQVMFGLAPERKALHFDTHSGALQVMRNGSPDNASLNNSPLLTLDFPVQHSEPCTAPDALIQGLGRVPESCYRGADWMAVLASEAEIRALRPDLQALEQLDGRGVIVTAPGEHVDLVSRFFAPKIGIPEDPVTGSAHCSLVPYWVQRLGKQSLHARQLSARGGTLHCQMHGTRVLISGRVVPFLRGTLHLPDPVT, from the coding sequence ATGCAGATTCCGATCGAACAACTGGCCGCCTTCGCGGAGGGACCTTTCACAGGCAACCCGGCCGCCGTTTGCGTCCTCGACCAGTGGCTTCCCGATGCCCTGCTGCAGGCCATCGCCGCTGAGCTGAATCTCTCGGAAACGGCGTTTGTGAGATGCGGAACGGAGCGCCACGATCTGCGCTGGTTCACGCCCCGATGCGAAGTGGATCTCTGCGGACACGCCACCCTGGCCGCCGCCCAGGTGATGTTTGGCCTGGCTCCGGAGCGCAAAGCCCTCCACTTCGACACCCACAGTGGTGCCTTGCAAGTGATGCGGAACGGGTCACCAGACAACGCGTCACTGAACAACAGCCCACTGCTGACGCTGGACTTCCCGGTGCAGCACAGCGAACCCTGCACCGCACCCGACGCCCTGATCCAAGGTCTAGGACGCGTACCTGAAAGCTGTTATCGCGGTGCCGACTGGATGGCGGTGTTGGCCAGCGAGGCGGAGATCCGCGCCCTCAGACCCGACCTTCAGGCCCTGGAACAGCTGGATGGCCGGGGGGTGATCGTGACCGCGCCAGGTGAACACGTGGATCTGGTGAGCCGCTTTTTCGCACCCAAAATCGGCATCCCGGAGGATCCGGTCACTGGCTCCGCCCACTGCAGCCTGGTGCCTTACTGGGTCCAGCGTTTGGGGAAGCAGTCGCTGCATGCGCGCCAACTGTCGGCACGGGGAGGAACGTTGCACTGCCAGATGCATGGCACGCGGGTGCTCATCAGCGGCCGGGTCGTGCCCTTTCTGCGCGGGACCCTGCACTTGCCTGACCCAGTGACCTGA
- a CDS encoding Nif11-like leader peptide family natural product precursor: METTPLQRFLDHLSRDPVLQVKVQAAVTADEVALLAQELGYAVSGSDLLRSSGDAVKGVRVTRVDHPGEYPGRYY, from the coding sequence ATGGAGACGACACCGCTGCAGCGTTTTCTCGATCACCTCAGCCGCGACCCGGTGCTCCAGGTGAAGGTGCAGGCCGCCGTCACAGCCGATGAGGTGGCCTTGCTGGCCCAGGAGCTCGGCTACGCCGTCTCGGGCAGTGATCTGCTGCGCTCGTCTGGCGACGCCGTGAAGGGTGTGCGCGTCACTCGCGTGGATCACCCCGGTGAATATCCCGGTCGTTACTACTGA
- a CDS encoding DoxX family protein encodes MLRSVLTRPFLTDFGLLILRVFTGVLLIHHGYEKLANIENFAAAFVRPLHLPFPITLSYLAAFSEIIGSWLLITGLLTRFGALAIAGTISVAIYHAIVVNGFNIYLLELLGLYFAAAAMVLAAGPGRFSLDELLVRKIAPSARAQAEKLDALLTPNAAEFQN; translated from the coding sequence GTGCTGCGTTCCGTTCTTACCCGCCCATTCCTCACGGACTTCGGGTTGTTGATTCTGCGGGTTTTTACCGGTGTGCTGTTGATTCATCACGGCTACGAAAAGCTCGCCAACATCGAAAACTTCGCGGCAGCTTTCGTGCGCCCACTGCACCTGCCCTTCCCCATCACCCTGTCTTATCTGGCTGCCTTTTCAGAGATCATCGGCAGCTGGTTGCTGATCACCGGACTGCTGACCCGTTTTGGGGCCCTGGCGATTGCGGGAACCATCAGCGTGGCGATCTATCACGCCATCGTGGTGAACGGCTTCAACATCTATCTGCTCGAACTGCTGGGTCTGTACTTCGCTGCTGCAGCGATGGTGCTGGCCGCAGGACCAGGTCGTTTCTCCTTGGATGAACTGCTGGTGCGCAAAATCGCTCCTAGTGCACGCGCCCAGGCCGAGAAACTTGATGCCCTGCTGACGCCCAATGCGGCGGAATTTCAGAACTGA
- a CDS encoding Nif11-like leader peptide family natural product precursor — protein MALDQLKAFLVRMQDDEALKQTVLSASTADDVAKIAAGLGYEFSGDELLRLSGKKVGRVTVSKQDTPGEYN, from the coding sequence ATGGCCCTGGATCAGTTGAAGGCGTTCCTGGTGCGCATGCAAGACGATGAAGCCCTGAAGCAAACTGTGCTTTCGGCCTCCACGGCCGACGATGTGGCCAAGATCGCCGCAGGTCTTGGTTACGAGTTTTCGGGCGATGAATTGCTGCGCCTGTCGGGCAAGAAAGTGGGCCGGGTGACGGTGTCCAAGCAGGACACCCCCGGCGAATACAACTGA
- the sodC gene encoding superoxide dismutase family protein — protein MRRLIALMLVVSAVLIWPGIAKAAAVEVTLHRISADGVGESIGRVSARDSDQGLEIIPSLSGLTPGEHGFHLHANGSCDSAANADGAMVAGLAAGGHWDPDETGEHLGPFGNGHRGDLSRLVVNDDGTTPTSVVAPRLSTADLRGKALVVHAGGDTYSDTPALGGGGARIACGVVGR, from the coding sequence ATGCGCCGCCTGATCGCACTGATGCTTGTGGTGTCGGCCGTTCTGATCTGGCCTGGGATCGCCAAAGCCGCTGCCGTGGAGGTGACATTGCACCGCATCAGCGCCGATGGGGTCGGCGAGTCGATCGGCAGGGTGTCTGCCCGCGACAGCGATCAAGGCCTGGAGATCATTCCGAGCCTCAGCGGCCTCACCCCCGGTGAACACGGTTTCCACCTGCACGCCAACGGCAGCTGCGACAGCGCAGCCAATGCGGATGGCGCCATGGTGGCCGGGCTGGCTGCAGGAGGGCATTGGGATCCTGATGAGACCGGCGAACACCTCGGTCCGTTCGGCAATGGTCACCGCGGGGACCTCAGCCGTTTGGTGGTGAACGACGACGGCACCACTCCCACCAGCGTTGTCGCCCCGCGACTCAGCACTGCCGATTTACGCGGCAAGGCTCTCGTCGTCCATGCCGGCGGGGACACCTACAGCGATACCCCCGCCCTTGGTGGCGGCGGTGCCCGAATCGCCTGCGGGGTGGTGGGCCGCTAA
- a CDS encoding DUF3104 domain-containing protein translates to MGEQHPSGVPDPIKNQAPPAFLSVRPGQYVVVQDTAALGQEESKNWWMGQVVFCEKARAPKVNSRFQIADVDDGEIRWVNADQVSHVLWGMDGLAA, encoded by the coding sequence ATGGGCGAGCAGCACCCCTCGGGCGTCCCTGACCCGATCAAAAACCAGGCACCACCTGCGTTCTTGAGCGTGAGGCCTGGTCAGTATGTGGTGGTCCAGGACACGGCAGCTCTTGGCCAGGAGGAAAGCAAAAACTGGTGGATGGGGCAGGTGGTGTTTTGTGAGAAAGCCAGGGCCCCGAAGGTGAACAGCCGCTTCCAGATTGCAGACGTGGACGACGGCGAGATCAGGTGGGTCAACGCTGATCAAGTGAGCCATGTGCTCTGGGGGATGGACGGCCTCGCGGCTTGA
- a CDS encoding bacteriocin, translating into MPADKDKKQQLKDEITKAKQAIQELSDNELKGVSGGVRGGRVKDLPGVRY; encoded by the coding sequence ATGCCTGCAGACAAAGACAAGAAGCAACAGCTGAAGGACGAGATCACTAAGGCCAAGCAGGCCATACAAGAGTTGTCTGATAACGAATTGAAGGGTGTCAGCGGCGGTGTTCGCGGAGGTCGTGTCAAGGATCTGCCGGGTGTTCGCTACTAA
- a CDS encoding AbrB-like transcriptional regulator: MKLVGKAYTAMLKVTAGDELEIKVGRKPVLLVPMGVSDKDACGPKGSPSRRALLMRAKSPSEVPPLKELSHNQVGQRVAHALVICCI; this comes from the coding sequence TTGAAGCTCGTCGGCAAGGCCTACACCGCAATGCTTAAGGTCACCGCCGGTGATGAGCTCGAAATCAAAGTGGGGCGCAAGCCAGTCCTCCTGGTGCCAATGGGCGTCAGCGACAAGGACGCGTGCGGACCTAAGGGGAGCCCGAGCAGGCGCGCCCTTTTGATGCGCGCGAAGTCACCGTCAGAGGTGCCGCCGCTTAAAGAGCTGAGCCACAATCAGGTGGGGCAAAGGGTTGCCCATGCCCTGGTGATTTGTTGTATCTGA